In a single window of the Canis lupus dingo isolate Sandy chromosome 18, ASM325472v2, whole genome shotgun sequence genome:
- the PSMC2 gene encoding 26S proteasome regulatory subunit 7 produces MPDYLGADQRKTKEDEKDDKPIRALDEGDIALLKTYGQSTYSRQIKQVEDDIQQLLKKINELTGIKESDTGLAPPALWDLAADKQTLQSEQPLQVARCTKIINADSEDPKYIINVKQFAKFVVDLSDQVAPTDIEEGMRVGVDRNKYQIHIPLPPKIDPTVTMMQVEEKPDVTYSDVGGCKEQIEKLREVVETPLLHPERFVNLGIEPPKGVLLFGPPGTGKTLCARAVANRTDACFIRVIGSELVQKYVGEGARMVRELFEMARTKKACLIFFDEIDAIGGARFDDGAGGDNEVQRTMLELINQLDGFDPRGNIKVLMATNRPDTLDPALMRPGRLDRKIEFSLPDLEGRTHIFKIHARSMSVERDIRFELLARLCPNSTGAEIRSVCTEAGMFAIRARRKIATEKDFLEAVNKVIKSYAKFSATPRYMTYN; encoded by the exons ATGCCGGATTACCTCGGTGCGGATCAGCGCAAAACCAAAGAGGACGAGAAGGACGACAAGCCCATCCGAG CTCTGGATGAGGGAGATATTGCCTTGCTGAAAACTTAT GGTCAAAGCACTTACTCTAGGCAGATAAAGCAAGTTGAAGATGACATTCAACAGCTTCTCAAGAAAATTAATGAGCTCACTg gTATTAAAGAATCTGATACTGGCCTGGCCCCACCAGCACTCTGGGATTTGGCTGCAGATAAGCAAACACTGCAGAGTGAACAGCCTTTGCAGGTTGCGAG GTGTACAAAGATAATCAATGCTGATTCGGAGGACCCAAAGTACATTATAAACGTGAAGCAGTTTGCCAAGTTTGTGGTGGACCTCAGTGATCAAGTAGCACCTACGGACATTGAAGAAGGGATGAGAGTGGG TGTGGACAGAAATAAGTATCAGATTCATATTCCGCTGCCTCCTAAGATTGACCCAACAGTTACCATGATGcag GTGGAGGAAAAACCTGATGTCACATACAGTGATGTGGGTGGCTGTAAGGAACAGATTGAGAAACTTCGAGAAGTAGTTGAAACCCCATTACTTCAT CCAGAGAGGTTTGTTAACCTCGGCATTGAGCCTCCCAAGGGTGTGCTGCTTTTTGGTCCGCCGGGTACAGGCAAGACACTCTGTGCTCGAGCAGTTGCTAACAGGACTGACGCTTGCTTCATTCGAGTTATTGGATCTGAACTTGTACAGAAGTACGTCGGTGAG ggGGCTCGAATGGTTCGTGAGCTCTTTGAAATGGCCAGGACCAAAAAAGCCTGTcttatcttctttgatgaaattgaTGCTATTGGAG GGGCTCGTTTTGATGATGGTGCTGGAGGAGACAATGAAGTACAGAGGACGATGCTGGAACTGATCAATCAGCTGGATGGTTTTGATCCTCGAGGTAACATTAAAGTGCTGATGGCCACTAACAGACCTGATACTTTGGATCCTGCACTGATGAGGCCAGGGAGATTGGACAGGAAGATTGAATTTAGCTTACCTGATCTAGAG GGTCGGACtcacatttttaagattcatgcTCGTTCAATGAGTGTTGAAAGAGATATCAGATTTGAATTGTTAGCACGACTGTGTCCAAATAGCACTG GTGCTGAGATTAGAAGCGTCTGCACAGAAGCTGGTATGTTTGCCATCAGAGCACGGCGAAAAATTGCTACTGAGAAGGATTTCTTGGAGGCTGTAAATAAGGTCATTAAGTCTTATGCCAAATTCAGCGCTACTCCCCGCTATATGACATACAACTGA